A region of Mycoplasmopsis bovirhinis DNA encodes the following proteins:
- a CDS encoding nucleoside/nucleotide kinase family protein — MIVIVGKICSGKTTILNLLKKKGYKTLEVDKFVVNLYNDKYFGLEVQNKIDYPILTNQLLDKQKLKTWLNLDFNNFKIIEKFVNYELLIHLQNHYYDFIEFPILFKAPNELIKLFTKIWHLQIPEKTRKSFLLKKYGKNQFISKLDTLNNYNWAKNEFFAQIEVVNISWEKINSFPRKELLI; from the coding sequence ATGATTGTAATTGTTGGGAAAATTTGTTCTGGTAAAACAACCATCTTAAACTTACTAAAGAAAAAAGGTTATAAAACATTAGAAGTTGATAAATTTGTTGTTAATCTTTATAATGATAAGTATTTTGGATTAGAAGTTCAAAATAAAATTGATTATCCGATTTTGACAAATCAACTTTTAGATAAACAAAAACTTAAAACTTGACTTAATTTAGATTTTAATAATTTCAAAATCATAGAGAAGTTTGTTAATTATGAGCTTTTAATTCATTTACAAAATCATTATTATGATTTTATAGAATTTCCAATTTTATTCAAAGCACCTAACGAACTAATTAAGTTATTTACCAAAATTTGACATTTACAAATTCCGGAAAAAACTCGAAAAAGTTTTCTATTAAAAAAATATGGGAAAAACCAATTTATTAGTAAATTAGACACTTTAAATAACTATAATTGGGCTAAAAATGAATTTTTTGCTCAAATTGAAGTTGTGAATATCTCATGGGAAAAGATAAATAGTTTTCCCCGTAAAGAATTATTAATTTAA
- a CDS encoding replication initiation and membrane attachment family protein, translating into MNQLDFDYFKLTQKTIIYNSDLGNLRKLYSPILNHLSILLYEYLNDLAKTNKQETPFSFSLLTLLLNTNEANLHTSRLELEALGLINTYKDLNNSMIIFELHKPLNSLELTKNPFISQMVKQKIGEINFKRITTEQNKVSINKFMFEDISANFFNIFQANLNNSKEIMKNFYLESGSKQVSQDEIKSIVKKKEIYTPLEIANIKYANHYQAIMQLNTLAFIKQMFNNNEFELSESILNTWTKVFIDSKTLNLVIYFSLKRRSGANWYKYTNSLIAELTSRKLTKFDEIENYLDGKFKNNIRTRSIYNEKVVLKNDYYKGLKNV; encoded by the coding sequence ATGAACCAATTAGATTTTGATTATTTTAAATTAACTCAAAAAACTATTATTTATAATTCTGATTTAGGGAATTTAAGAAAGTTATATTCGCCAATTTTAAATCATTTAAGTATTTTATTATATGAATACTTAAATGATTTAGCTAAAACTAATAAACAAGAAACACCTTTTAGTTTTTCGTTATTAACATTACTCTTAAATACTAATGAAGCTAATTTACATACTTCACGTTTAGAACTTGAAGCTTTAGGTTTAATTAATACCTACAAAGATTTAAATAATTCAATGATTATCTTTGAATTACATAAACCTTTAAATAGTCTTGAATTAACTAAAAACCCCTTTATTTCACAAATGGTGAAACAAAAAATTGGAGAAATTAATTTTAAACGTATAACTACTGAACAAAATAAAGTTTCAATTAATAAATTTATGTTTGAAGATATTTCAGCTAACTTTTTTAATATCTTTCAGGCAAATTTAAATAATTCGAAAGAAATAATGAAAAATTTTTATTTAGAGTCAGGTTCAAAACAAGTTAGTCAAGATGAAATAAAATCAATAGTTAAGAAAAAAGAGATTTATACACCTTTAGAAATAGCTAATATTAAATATGCTAATCATTACCAAGCTATTATGCAACTTAATACTTTAGCTTTTATTAAACAAATGTTTAATAATAATGAATTTGAATTAAGTGAAAGCATTTTAAATACCTGAACTAAAGTTTTTATTGATTCTAAAACTTTAAATTTGGTTATATATTTTAGTTTAAAACGCCGCAGTGGTGCTAATTGGTATAAATATACTAATTCATTAATTGCGGAATTAACTTCTCGTAAGTTAACTAAATTTGATGAAATTGAAAATTATTTAGATGGTAAATTTAAAAATAATATTCGCACTAGAAGTATATATAACGAAAAAGTTGTTCTAAAAAACGATTATTATAAAGGTTTAAAAAATGTCTAA
- a CDS encoding ATP-binding protein has translation MSKPILKTTNNNLNKLLETQIDQKKIVKKIKANSFLALIIERYQITDTEIFKYLPQLLTLEQEKHKDNLIWETTIYRNKQGKLSFIKQLRKTNLTNEYKIKQNILFKEYRSYLNDDILSLELLESFHDYPEIYDYLSDFYNDKSNLACLYLTGSIDSKRSYILSLIANNYAIKDKRIAFLDINLLEDKLKRSFNKNTLDIDVLLEDLAALDVVIFDEIGLKQLSMWFIDSFFLPLINQRFQSKGLTYFGSYYNFDELGKQLFKRGASGESLDPKGPLAKKLIYLIDQLSQEKVWINHE, from the coding sequence ATGTCTAAACCAATTTTAAAAACTACAAATAATAATCTTAACAAACTTTTAGAAACCCAAATTGATCAGAAAAAAATTGTAAAAAAAATCAAAGCTAATTCTTTTTTAGCTTTGATTATTGAAAGATATCAAATTACTGATACCGAGATCTTTAAATACTTACCCCAATTATTAACCTTAGAACAAGAAAAACACAAAGATAACTTAATTTGGGAAACTACTATTTATAGAAACAAGCAAGGTAAGCTCAGTTTTATTAAGCAGTTGCGCAAAACTAATTTAACTAATGAATATAAAATTAAACAAAATATTCTTTTTAAAGAATATAGATCATATTTAAATGATGATATTTTGTCCCTAGAGCTTTTAGAATCATTTCACGATTATCCTGAAATATACGATTATTTAAGTGATTTTTATAATGATAAATCAAACTTAGCATGTTTATATTTAACAGGATCAATTGATTCAAAGCGCTCATATATTTTATCTTTAATTGCAAATAATTATGCTATTAAAGATAAGCGCATTGCTTTTTTAGATATCAACCTTCTAGAAGATAAATTAAAACGCAGCTTTAATAAAAACACTTTAGATATTGATGTTTTATTAGAAGATTTAGCTGCTCTAGATGTAGTTATTTTTGATGAAATTGGCCTAAAACAATTATCAATGTGATTTATAGATAGCTTTTTTTTGCCGCTAATTAACCAAAGATTTCAAAGTAAAGGTTTGACTTATTTTGGATCATATTATAATTTTGATGAATTAGGAAAACAGCTTTTTAAACGAGGAGCTAGTGGTGAATCTTTAGATCCTAAAGGTCCACTAGCAAAAAAGCTGATTTATTTAATTGACCAATTATCCCAAGAGAAAGTATGAATTAATCATGAATAA
- the fmt gene encoding methionyl-tRNA formyltransferase translates to MNKSKIKIVLAGTPNFAVPVFEEVIKNFNVIAIISQPDKPANRGYKLKTTPTKLLAQKYNLKLFQPDKIAEIYEELKDLNYDILLTCAFGQYIPTKVLDLAKIASINIHGSLLPKYRGAAPIQHSLWNGETQTGITLIYMTKEMDAGQMIFKASIPILDSDTSDSLFLKISNLAKENISNWLIKLINNQISPEVQDESLVTLAPKLLKEDAILDSNLTKLAAFNKIRAYSSNPGCYLYLNQKRVKIFYASKHKIPNALELKFSDGSLYALDYQFESKKRVKLN, encoded by the coding sequence ATGAATAAATCAAAAATTAAAATAGTCTTAGCTGGAACACCAAATTTTGCCGTACCAGTTTTTGAAGAAGTAATTAAGAATTTTAATGTCATCGCAATAATCTCTCAACCTGATAAACCAGCGAACCGTGGTTATAAGCTTAAAACTACACCAACTAAGCTTTTAGCGCAAAAATATAATCTTAAATTATTCCAACCTGATAAAATAGCTGAAATATATGAGGAATTAAAAGATTTAAATTACGATATTTTACTAACTTGTGCTTTTGGACAATATATTCCAACTAAAGTTTTAGATTTAGCTAAAATTGCTTCGATAAACATCCATGGTTCATTATTACCTAAATATAGAGGTGCTGCTCCAATTCAACATAGCTTATGAAATGGCGAAACTCAAACTGGTATTACTTTAATATATATGACTAAAGAAATGGATGCAGGGCAGATGATTTTTAAAGCATCAATACCCATTTTAGATTCTGATACTTCAGATTCTTTATTTCTTAAAATTTCCAACCTTGCTAAAGAAAATATATCTAATTGACTTATTAAATTAATTAATAATCAAATAAGCCCTGAAGTTCAAGATGAAAGTTTAGTAACTTTAGCTCCCAAACTTTTAAAAGAAGATGCCATACTTGATTCCAACCTTACTAAATTAGCAGCATTTAATAAAATAAGAGCTTATTCATCAAATCCTGGCTGTTATCTATATTTAAATCAAAAAAGAGTTAAGATCTTTTATGCATCAAAGCATAAAATTCCTAATGCATTAGAACTAAAATTTAGTGATGGATCTTTATATGCTCTTGACTACCAATTTGAATCAAAAAAACGAGTTAAATTAAACTAA
- the gap gene encoding type I glyceraldehyde-3-phosphate dehydrogenase has product MKKVAINGFGRIGRLFFRRLLESGSNLEVVAVNDLTDAKTLAHLLKFDTAFGRLNATVEAKEGALVVNGKEIKVLAERDPENLPWAELDIDLVVESTGFFTKREGAEKHVKAGAKKVVVSAPSDKDVKTVVYNVNHKILDASDTVISAASCTTNSLAPMVKVLADEFGLKSGYMTTIHAYTGDQRLQDAPHKDLRRARAAAANMVPTSTGAAKAIGLVVPEASGKLDGVAIRVPLITGSLVDLTVFLDKQPTVEEVNAAMKKAANETMKYETEEIVSSDIVNSTHGSIFDSALTTVKATPEGNLYKLFSWYDNEMSYVSQLVRTVVYFANLDK; this is encoded by the coding sequence ATGAAAAAAGTTGCAATTAACGGTTTTGGAAGAATAGGAAGACTATTTTTCCGTAGACTATTAGAATCAGGGTCAAACCTTGAAGTTGTTGCTGTTAACGATTTAACAGATGCTAAAACATTAGCACACTTATTAAAATTTGATACTGCATTTGGAAGACTAAATGCTACAGTAGAGGCAAAAGAAGGAGCTTTAGTAGTTAATGGTAAAGAAATTAAAGTATTAGCTGAAAGAGATCCTGAAAATCTTCCATGAGCTGAACTTGATATTGACTTAGTAGTTGAGTCAACAGGATTCTTTACTAAACGCGAAGGAGCTGAAAAACACGTAAAAGCTGGAGCTAAAAAAGTTGTAGTTTCAGCACCATCAGACAAAGATGTTAAAACAGTTGTTTACAACGTAAACCACAAAATCTTAGATGCCAGTGATACAGTTATTTCAGCTGCATCATGTACAACAAATAGCTTAGCACCTATGGTTAAAGTATTAGCTGATGAATTTGGATTAAAATCTGGATACATGACAACAATTCATGCTTACACCGGAGATCAAAGATTACAAGATGCTCCACATAAAGATTTACGTAGAGCTCGTGCAGCTGCTGCAAACATGGTTCCTACTTCTACTGGAGCAGCTAAAGCTATTGGTTTAGTAGTTCCAGAAGCAAGCGGAAAATTAGATGGTGTAGCAATTAGAGTTCCATTAATTACTGGATCATTAGTTGATTTAACAGTCTTTTTAGACAAACAACCTACTGTTGAAGAAGTTAATGCAGCAATGAAAAAAGCTGCTAATGAAACAATGAAATACGAAACAGAAGAAATTGTTTCATCAGATATTGTTAACTCAACACATGGTTCAATCTTCGACTCAGCTCTTACAACAGTTAAAGCTACTCCAGAAGGTAACTTATACAAACTATTCTCATGATATGACAATGAAATGTCATATGTATCACAATTAGTTAGAACAGTTGTTTACTTTGCTAACTTAGATAAATAA
- a CDS encoding FMN-dependent NADH-azoreductase, giving the protein MKKILLLDGALNTSNSSYSTQALNYVQTLFNNQEYEVQRINLNQTKFASTIVSTQNSKNFWQDVESDKWIEQLKQTDLLVISTSMINFGPTTTLKSFIDAIAVANKTFSYKYSTTNDAIGYLTNLNVLIIGSQGANFGVYPWGDHIKWLKGTFNFLGVKNIYSFDILGTKMSEIAQKTPSEYVDSVKDQIDKLVLEVKNNL; this is encoded by the coding sequence ATGAAAAAAATACTCTTATTAGATGGAGCACTTAATACAAGTAATTCATCATATTCTACTCAAGCTTTGAACTACGTACAAACATTATTTAATAATCAAGAGTACGAAGTTCAAAGAATTAATTTAAACCAAACTAAATTTGCAAGCACAATTGTGTCAACGCAAAATTCTAAAAATTTTTGACAAGATGTTGAAAGTGATAAATGAATTGAACAATTAAAGCAAACCGATTTATTAGTTATCTCAACATCAATGATTAACTTTGGACCAACAACAACATTAAAAAGTTTTATTGATGCAATAGCAGTTGCTAATAAAACATTTTCATATAAATATTCAACCACTAACGATGCAATTGGATATTTAACTAATCTAAATGTCTTAATCATTGGTTCGCAAGGTGCAAACTTTGGAGTTTACCCTTGAGGTGATCATATTAAGTGATTAAAAGGCACTTTTAATTTCCTAGGAGTTAAAAATATTTATAGCTTTGACATTTTGGGAACTAAGATGTCCGAAATTGCACAGAAAACCCCAAGTGAGTATGTAGATTCAGTAAAAGACCAAATTGATAAATTAGTTTTAGAAGTTAAAAATAATTTATAA
- a CDS encoding MnuA family membrane nuclease — MQKLFRKIIKFSSLLSLSLMIVSCQEKTQEKKPPKSKLEQLNENEAEPKVIETDTTKELENKQINLENIFELADDNQDVGELFDNLKKEYEDNTSNTDFNQLRLYGWRKNRGKVNKNLVHLTLPKTGNNPNRTLLRFRKDIDLNKVPWKYSPKGHFVKSSFDQTTRTLILEYTLNNKTYTQVIKIPKSKVKRVKDITTTQKQNNFINNNQNTQDQDNISITTSQSKTNTIDKVQNTKLTEVKISTWNIQNFGNSKINKEDFRIKALAEIIYLEQLQFISIQEVNYEEFKGVETLVEVLNEKYQLNFKLAKSPLGLISNTRKNSPAVWESYAILYNSDIFTQLNTHDFNSYRGKDVTFTRPLWLSYWQIKNSLTKFWIINGHLDGPGANYKYNEVLSPTINGYKWSSQGDQEVKEFLDLHNAFESLKAFYNSQDLEDLVIFNGDTNIKDNHFIYANEYYLKRNYELGYQKPLAKSEIEYYKTSFSKNRYVNPYDKFIAYDPKDEFEALKSKDFKFNLLEVFKQKLNYQKYLELYTKQTNKPSLNEQELALKLSDHTFANALIKIKRP, encoded by the coding sequence ATGCAAAAGTTATTTAGAAAAATAATTAAATTCTCATCACTTTTAAGTCTTTCTTTGATGATTGTTAGTTGTCAAGAAAAAACACAAGAAAAAAAACCGCCAAAATCAAAGTTAGAGCAATTAAACGAAAATGAAGCAGAGCCAAAAGTTATTGAGACAGATACTACAAAAGAATTAGAAAACAAACAAATAAATCTAGAAAATATTTTTGAATTAGCAGATGATAACCAAGATGTCGGAGAATTATTTGATAACTTAAAAAAAGAATATGAAGATAATACTTCAAATACTGATTTTAATCAATTAAGATTATATGGTTGACGAAAAAATAGAGGTAAAGTAAATAAAAATTTAGTTCATTTAACTTTGCCAAAAACTGGTAATAATCCAAATAGAACTTTATTAAGATTCAGAAAAGACATTGATCTTAATAAAGTTCCTTGAAAATATAGTCCTAAAGGTCATTTTGTTAAGAGTAGTTTTGATCAAACAACAAGAACTTTAATTTTGGAATATACCTTAAATAATAAAACATATACCCAAGTAATAAAAATACCAAAATCTAAGGTAAAAAGAGTTAAAGATATAACAACTACACAAAAACAAAATAATTTTATAAATAATAATCAAAATACTCAAGATCAAGATAATATTAGTATTACTACAAGTCAAAGTAAGACTAATACTATTGATAAAGTACAAAATACCAAACTAACAGAAGTAAAAATTTCAACCTGAAATATTCAAAACTTCGGCAATAGTAAAATTAATAAAGAAGATTTTAGAATTAAAGCTTTAGCAGAAATTATTTACTTAGAACAATTACAATTTATTAGTATTCAAGAAGTAAATTATGAAGAATTCAAAGGTGTTGAAACTTTAGTTGAAGTATTAAATGAAAAATATCAGCTTAATTTTAAATTAGCAAAAAGTCCTTTAGGATTAATTTCAAATACTAGAAAAAATAGCCCCGCTGTATGAGAATCATATGCTATTTTATATAATTCTGATATTTTTACGCAACTTAATACTCATGATTTTAATTCATATCGAGGTAAAGATGTTACTTTTACTAGACCTTTATGATTATCATATTGGCAAATTAAAAATTCATTAACTAAGTTTTGAATTATTAATGGTCATTTAGATGGACCTGGAGCTAATTATAAGTATAACGAAGTTTTAAGTCCAACTATCAATGGTTATAAGTGATCTTCGCAAGGTGATCAAGAAGTTAAAGAATTTTTAGACCTACATAATGCTTTTGAAAGTTTAAAAGCTTTTTATAATTCTCAAGACTTGGAAGATTTAGTTATCTTTAATGGAGATACTAATATTAAAGATAACCACTTTATTTATGCAAATGAATATTATTTAAAAAGAAATTATGAATTAGGTTATCAAAAACCTCTTGCTAAAAGTGAAATAGAATATTACAAAACTTCATTTTCAAAAAATAGGTATGTTAATCCTTATGATAAGTTTATTGCTTATGATCCAAAAGATGAATTTGAAGCACTTAAATCAAAAGACTTCAAATTCAATTTATTAGAAGTTTTTAAACAAAAACTTAATTATCAAAAGTATTTAGAACTATATACTAAACAAACTAATAAACCATCTTTAAATGAGCAAGAACTAGCTTTAAAACTTTCTGATCATACCTTTGCTAATGCATTAATTAAAATTAAAAGACCATAA
- the rpmG gene encoding 50S ribosomal protein L33, which produces MKNTNKVALSCESCRRKNYYTNKSLGNPKRLQVKKFCIHCTSHTKHLEEV; this is translated from the coding sequence ATGAAAAATACAAATAAAGTTGCATTGTCATGCGAAAGTTGTCGGCGTAAAAATTATTATACTAATAAAAGTTTAGGTAATCCTAAACGTTTACAAGTAAAAAAATTTTGCATTCATTGCACTAGTCATACGAAACATCTAGAAGAGGTTTAA
- the secE gene encoding preprotein translocase subunit SecE, whose amino-acid sequence MEKLLKVKQKRQKKQKKYWIRKFVKEIKRVRWPDFKTNKRNFIMTIVFAFLFTLFVSLVTYGLTELWAFLSLS is encoded by the coding sequence ATGGAAAAATTACTTAAGGTTAAACAAAAAAGACAAAAAAAACAAAAAAAATATTGAATTAGAAAATTTGTAAAAGAAATCAAAAGAGTTCGTTGACCAGATTTTAAAACCAATAAACGTAATTTCATTATGACAATAGTATTTGCATTTTTATTCACATTATTTGTCTCATTAGTAACCTACGGGTTAACTGAATTATGAGCATTTCTATCACTAAGTTAA
- the nusG gene encoding transcription termination/antitermination protein NusG, which produces MANLIKWYMISTMRGKEEQVIESLNNRIEAENLLYDFDLNANNGSAFKLFQKPTLTRREWQKKEDGEPYKIKKVNLYPGYIFAKMHMSDEAWYLIRNTQYVTGLIGSSGKGAKPTPVSILEIKKMFEQEKEFWRAFEAGENVFGFTKGDLVEIIDGLYIGKEGEILSINSNEKTVTLKTEGYGKEIEVTLSMEIIRNVKEN; this is translated from the coding sequence ATGGCAAATTTAATTAAATGATATATGATTTCAACCATGCGTGGTAAAGAAGAGCAAGTAATTGAATCATTGAATAACCGGATTGAAGCAGAAAATTTATTATACGATTTTGATTTAAATGCTAATAATGGTTCAGCATTTAAATTATTTCAAAAACCAACTTTAACCAGAAGAGAATGACAAAAAAAAGAAGATGGTGAGCCTTACAAAATAAAAAAAGTTAATTTATATCCTGGGTATATTTTTGCAAAAATGCACATGTCAGATGAAGCATGATATTTAATTCGTAACACACAATATGTCACTGGATTAATTGGTTCATCTGGAAAAGGTGCCAAGCCAACTCCGGTGAGTATTCTAGAAATTAAAAAAATGTTTGAACAAGAAAAAGAATTTTGACGTGCTTTTGAAGCTGGTGAAAATGTTTTTGGTTTTACTAAAGGTGATCTTGTTGAAATAATTGATGGTCTTTACATTGGAAAAGAAGGCGAAATTTTGTCAATTAATAGTAATGAAAAAACTGTAACATTGAAAACTGAAGGTTATGGTAAAGAAATTGAAGTAACTTTATCAATGGAAATCATTCGAAACGTAAAAGAAAATTAA
- the rsmD gene encoding 16S rRNA (guanine(966)-N(2))-methyltransferase RsmD, with the protein MLRIISGIYRNGKLEQPDLKITRPTTDKVREAIFSSLHFKLPGKIALDLFAGSGALAIEALSRGAIQVDAIEKHREAYKILNTNLNNLKIENLQTYHNDAIQFLNNIKKQYDFIFIDAPYQEYNLVNQALDLIIKNKLLQEEGEIILETDNLTKISLPSNLIIYKEKKYGKIFVAYLVKAN; encoded by the coding sequence ATGCTAAGAATTATTAGCGGAATTTATCGCAACGGTAAGCTTGAACAACCAGATCTAAAAATAACTAGGCCTACAACTGATAAAGTACGTGAAGCAATTTTTTCCTCATTGCATTTTAAATTACCAGGAAAAATAGCTTTAGATCTTTTTGCTGGCTCAGGTGCTTTAGCTATTGAAGCATTAAGCCGTGGAGCAATACAAGTTGATGCAATTGAAAAACACCGCGAAGCATACAAAATTTTAAATACAAATCTTAATAATTTAAAAATTGAAAACTTACAAACTTATCATAATGACGCAATTCAATTTTTAAATAATATAAAAAAACAATATGATTTTATTTTTATTGATGCCCCATATCAAGAATATAATTTAGTTAACCAAGCTTTGGATTTAATTATTAAAAATAAATTATTACAAGAAGAAGGAGAAATAATTTTAGAAACAGATAATTTAACTAAAATTAGTTTACCAAGTAATTTAATAATTTATAAAGAGAAAAAATATGGAAAAATTTTTGTCGCATACCTTGTTAAAGCAAACTAA
- the rlmD gene encoding 23S rRNA (uracil(1939)-C(5))-methyltransferase RlmD, whose translation MEKFLSHTLLKQTNLFKDQILELTCRELSFEGLGTTRVNNYPILVNNFYPGEIAKVKIEQVYAKYAIGKIIDFIKYSSERSENQYTNIDAMPLVNLEYTKALKYKQIYLETLFKRNFEYFKLNTIIASQKVFNYRNKVKYPVKVVKNTLVLASYVKNTNDLNFDTANLILNNPNLNQSLKLILDYLNNYYFQNQKLAHLKFFKTILIRINELNDVQIGFELKTEYDLPKKLITKLLEIDKIIEIYVWKNFSYQKIASKKDFYLTLNNKSFKLNLNSFFQINNDVAKNIFDLVKEINDAKFTKLLDLFCGAGVISTLVAKESQEILGIDIVKEAIIDAKFNAKKNNLKHHFVAKDIFKENDVLKPFLDNSTLTIIDPPRSGLNTDLINLLGRNNILNLIYISCNPRTLVRDLKDFINNGYKVNYIQPFDMFPHTFHLELVCFITKEGNNE comes from the coding sequence ATGGAAAAATTTTTGTCGCATACCTTGTTAAAGCAAACTAATTTATTTAAAGATCAAATTTTAGAATTAACTTGTCGTGAACTAAGTTTTGAAGGGTTAGGAACAACTAGAGTAAATAATTACCCAATTCTAGTTAACAATTTTTATCCTGGCGAAATTGCTAAGGTAAAAATTGAACAAGTTTATGCTAAATATGCTATTGGTAAAATTATTGATTTTATTAAATATTCTAGTGAACGCTCAGAAAACCAATACACTAATATTGACGCAATGCCGTTAGTTAATTTAGAATATACAAAAGCTTTAAAATATAAACAAATTTATTTAGAAACTTTATTTAAACGTAATTTTGAATATTTTAAGTTAAATACAATTATTGCTAGTCAAAAAGTTTTTAACTACCGTAATAAAGTTAAATATCCTGTAAAAGTAGTTAAAAATACTTTAGTTTTAGCTTCTTATGTAAAAAATACTAATGATTTAAATTTTGATACAGCAAATTTAATTTTAAATAACCCGAATTTAAATCAAAGTCTAAAATTAATTTTAGATTATTTAAATAACTATTATTTTCAAAACCAAAAATTAGCTCACTTAAAGTTCTTTAAAACAATTTTAATAAGAATTAATGAATTAAATGATGTACAAATTGGTTTTGAGTTAAAAACTGAATATGATTTACCTAAAAAGTTAATTACTAAATTATTAGAAATAGATAAGATTATTGAAATCTATGTTTGGAAAAATTTTAGCTACCAGAAAATAGCTAGTAAGAAAGATTTTTATCTTACTTTAAATAATAAATCATTTAAACTAAATTTAAATTCTTTTTTTCAAATTAATAATGATGTTGCTAAAAATATCTTTGATTTAGTTAAAGAAATTAATGATGCTAAATTTACAAAGTTGTTAGATTTATTTTGTGGTGCTGGTGTAATTTCAACACTTGTTGCAAAAGAATCTCAAGAAATTTTAGGAATTGATATTGTAAAAGAAGCAATTATTGATGCTAAATTTAATGCTAAAAAGAACAATTTAAAACATCATTTTGTTGCTAAAGATATCTTTAAAGAAAATGATGTTTTAAAACCTTTTTTAGATAACTCAACTTTAACTATTATTGATCCACCACGCAGTGGTTTAAATACTGATTTAATTAATTTACTTGGAAGAAATAATATCTTAAATTTAATTTATATTTCATGTAATCCACGAACCTTAGTTCGTGACTTAAAAGATTTTATTAATAATGGCTATAAAGTAAATTATATTCAACCATTTGATATGTTTCCACATACATTTCACCTTGAATTAGTTTGCTTTATAACTAAAGAAGGTAATAATGAATAA